TGTTCAGAACAGGAATAAGATCAAGGATTGCTTTGGCTGTCACATCACTCTCAAGGAGCATTGTGTCCACCGTCACCTgtcaaatgggaaaaaaaacaaaaaaacaaaagaaaaagacaaaaaaagttCTCATCATCCATTAATTCTCTGGTGcgtggagattttttttttttttttttttttttttattaactctCATCATTTTGCTGGCTGCATAAAGGTTGATCTGCACTGCACCTTGGCCTCATTGCCCAACCGGATATATTTCTGCAGCAGATTGCTTCTCCTGTTATGCTCTTCATTTTTGTAAACTCTCACCTGTTCTTTGCTCAGTTGGCTCATTGATAATCTTCCAACTGTATATCAACCAATGTTTCCAATAAAAcacaacaattaattaattctgtCGTCTTGAATTAACCCATCAAATTAATTTACAGCTAAATTAAATCAATCTCTTTTGATCAGACCTACATGCATTACGTGCCTAAATTTGCCACGCATCAACAAGAGTTCAAAGTTatctcaaattcttttttttttttttaagtcttctTAGCGTGAAAGAAACAATATTCTCCTAATTATCACATGTGTTATAATTATTATTCCATGTCTAATTAACAAGAGTTTCAATAATTAGAGTACACATAAGCAATTTGATAATTCCTTGTCCAATAATTAAGAAttgaaatttaataaatcatatAGGGGGCTTTATGTTTATTCccataaaatggtagttttgTAAACTTTGAAGCTGCTTTGGGTGTATTTGAATGATTTTTTCtccattattaattattttatactcCAACATTTGTTAGTAAATTTTCCCTCCATCGTCTCCGCCGTTAGACACACGATTAATTCAAGTTGAACTACATAAaatcttgggtttttttttttttttttttcacaatttgatCCAAAATCTTAAGGGTGTTGATGTAAattgaggatatatatatatacacacagcATAAGTCTTGCTTATTacaaagtagtttttttttttttttttttttctttcaaactagagagagagagagagagagggagatgcagagaagataaaaggaaaagagaaaaaacaattaagcATTGGTATTACCAGGAGTAGGTATGTAGGTGATAGGAGGAAAGACATGGACAAGAAAAACCCGAGCAGCGGGGGAGACAGCATGATCAAGAGCCCATTTCAGCACATCCAGATCATCTTTTCCGACAGCCACATAAACATCCTTAACACTCATGTCTTTGCTGCTGATCATGCTAGTCTCCTCTACTATCTCCACAATTTCTGCTGACATCATTCGGGCACTACAATTTGCTTcctccatttctctctctttctcttacaCATACatcacaaagaacaaaaaactaTATATGGGGCTGGCTGAGAGCCAAAAAAACAAGATGATAATTGGGTGTCAGTGATGGGCAGTTtatatggaaaaaataaaaaagagaatggGAAAGAGTGGTTGCTCTCAAAgccacaaaagaaaaggaaaaagagagagagagagagacagagagagagagagagagagattctctTTTGTCAAGATTTGCAGGCTAAATGGACATGTCACATAGCAGTATAGCACCCTTCTCTTTATCTTACATATGCATGCCCctttaagagaaaaagaaacctttttttctttcttctctttcttaattTATTAGCATAGTTTTAGTCCATTGGGATATTTGACCTTCGTTTGGGGATTTAATGGAGCATCTTTTTGTATCAGCCTCATATTTAGGACAAGGGTCTTCGATGGCCCTACTGTTAGGCATGGGGATGcacttgaaaaatcaaaaaacacaTGGGTCTTACAATGTGGTAGGATTTTATGTTTCCCAACCTTTGGCCTACATTTGCAGCTTTTGTAGTTTGTACTATCTCAATGCCAATATGGTTCcaattatttgatcaaaaagAGACGTGTGTTTCAAGTCCttcagatttttttatttttttctgggccctttttcttttatgatgGCATAGTTTAcgatattaattaaaattattttagataaaGTAAGCGAAACGTGCAGCAGCAGAGGGCCGGTTCAACAGGCTAGGGAATTAAACTGAAGATGAAGGGCTTGGATGTGAGGAGCTTTAGAATAGTTAATGATCAGTATTGTTCATGAATTCTATGCCAATTCATAAATCTACCTTTGGTGTGCATTTCTATAAATGATTGTCTTGTATTGTTCTTTGGAGATCATACTTTGTTCCAACAGTTTTCAACTCAAATGATGGTAGCCTCTTTGAGGAGCGATTCGCCGATTCCCGATCACTAGTTGCTCTACTCTTACAAAAGAGGTAAAAATGCGACAAATAGTTTGTAGAAGCGGGCCAACAGAAATAGCTTTAATGCCTAAGCCAATTATTTCCATATAAATAGATAATGGCTTAAAGTATATTGTTCCGATGGAAAAATGTCAAAAGATTTGTGTACCTGGGTTGAATGTGGTTTATATTGAGACTAAGCATCGAATGTTATCATGATATTGATGGTTAATCCCCCTTTCCCCTACATCCTACGATTAGGGATGACCTTAGTAGAGCCAAGTGCTACGTGTCAACAAGTTATGGTGCATGTTCCCCTTGGTTTAAGGGATTGACAGGAtgttaggctttgtttggcaaagcctttttttttttgcgagtTTTGTATTTAGACGAGTGTGCCGTTTCCATACTTTGATACCACCAAATAAGAGTTATGGTTCATTAATAAATGATCTTTCAATTGTCTAATCAATTGGCGACAAGATCTTGGGATCTATGATGACCGATAGGATCGATGCAATGATCAAGCTACGAGATTGGGTCCAATCCTGAATCGATATGGAGTCCAAGATCATTGCCTCAATCGATACAGTCTTCGATGAGCAAACTTTATCAATCGTGATTTGGGCCCAAGATCACTAGAGGGCAGTGATGGGCCTCAATCGATACACGGGGTTCGAAGAGCAAACTTTATCAATTGTGATTTGGGCCTAGGGCTGACGGGCCCAATCCCTAACATActtcatcaatttttatttttattttttgaagtgaCATACTTCATCAATTAAACTTCAAACATGGAGTTGCTTTGCATTGTTTCTCCTTCACTTTCAGCAATTACAGCTATAGTTTAGTTGAGTTGagatttctatctttttcttcttgcatTGTCCAAGGTGATTGATGGCTGCGCGCCCTACCAATCGGTCGGTCACGCAATATTACAAATAGATCATCTACAGTGTTGTAAACATTCAAAGAAATCAATCTTTggaaattgattaaaaaaatacccTTTTCTTAAGTGGCTAGCCATTCCTTGATATCATATCttggtatttttatatttctgaGCCATATCTTACTTCAAAAGTTGACTATATCATATAGTATTTCAAAATTTCTGCACAGTAGGGGAGGGAAAATGTTGGTGCCTATTGGCTATAGCTACGAATTCGACAAGGACTTTATAGTTGATAGCCATTTTCTCCATAAAGCTAccattgcaaaaagaaaattaagctGGTGACGGCCGACGGCCCGCCATCTTTTCATGAGTCATGACACACACAAAGCAAGAAAGGCCTGGTAAAACGAGCCTAGCTACTAAAGCCTTATTATCATACAAGAAATATGTCATTTACATTAAGGAATAAATGTTTTTCAGGAGATCGACCACACA
This genomic interval from Corylus avellana chromosome ca3, CavTom2PMs-1.0 contains the following:
- the LOC132176195 gene encoding U-box domain-containing protein 52-like; its protein translation is MEEANCSARMMSAEIVEIVEETSMISSKDMSVKDVYVAVGKDDLDVLKWALDHAVSPAARVFLVHVFPPITYIPTPVGRLSMSQLSKEQVRVYKNEEHNRRSNLLQKYIRLGNEAKVTVDTMLLESDVTAKAILDLIPVLNITSLVIGTKRPPCSRRLGKKMATGEFVKKNAPDFCEVIIVHDGKKVVDSPQVKDAVHSSPAASSQARPEITGCHSKKKFFECVCFAGKFNN